One window of Bacteroidales bacterium genomic DNA carries:
- the truB gene encoding tRNA pseudouridine(55) synthase TruB gives MEENDFQEGRILLIHKPLRWTSFDVVNKIRFILKHRFGYPSLKIGHAGTLDPLATGLLIICTGKKTKEIVSLQEYDKEYEARIVFGKTTPSFDLETQFDREYPVEHITRELIEEKIQEFRGRILQEPPLHSARHIDGKRAYDLARKGKTRSLSPHQVTIHEIRLLDFVFPEATLYVKCSKGTYIRSLARDLGRACGSGAYLGGLVRIAIGPYRLENAMTIEDFEKSICNFETF, from the coding sequence GTGGAAGAAAACGATTTTCAGGAAGGAAGAATTCTGCTAATCCATAAGCCCCTGCGCTGGACATCATTTGATGTGGTGAACAAAATACGGTTTATTCTGAAACACCGGTTTGGATATCCGTCGCTTAAAATAGGCCATGCCGGCACCCTGGATCCTCTTGCGACGGGGCTTTTGATTATCTGTACCGGTAAGAAGACAAAAGAAATTGTTTCCCTGCAGGAATATGACAAAGAATACGAAGCACGGATAGTTTTCGGAAAGACGACGCCGTCCTTTGATCTGGAAACGCAGTTCGACCGGGAGTATCCGGTGGAACACATTACCAGGGAATTGATTGAAGAAAAAATACAGGAATTTCGTGGCCGAATTTTGCAGGAACCGCCGCTTCATTCTGCACGGCATATTGATGGGAAGCGGGCATATGATCTGGCCAGGAAAGGGAAAACACGCTCCCTCAGTCCACACCAGGTTACAATCCATGAAATTCGGCTGCTTGATTTTGTTTTTCCGGAAGCAACCCTCTATGTGAAGTGCAGCAAAGGGACCTATATCCGTTCCCTTGCAAGGGATCTGGGACGGGCCTGCGGGAGCGGGGCATATCTTGGAGGGCTTGTGCGGATTGCCATTGGGCCTTACCGTTTGGAAAATGCAATGACAATTGAAGATTTTGAAAAAAGTATATGTAATTTTGAAACCTTTTAA
- the queA gene encoding tRNA preQ1(34) S-adenosylmethionine ribosyltransferase-isomerase QueA, translating into MKLSQYKYNLPSDLIAKFPAEKRDESRLMVLNRKDQTIEHRIFKDIIDYVNDKDVMVFNNTKVFPARLYGNKEKTGAEIEVFLLRELNKEQRLWDVLVDPARKIRIGNKLYFGENDTLVAEVIDNTTSRGRTLRFLYDGDYEDFKRTLYSLGETPLPKFIKREVLPEDRERYQTIFAKHEGAVAAPTAGLHFSRELLKRLEIKGVEFAEITLHVGLGNFRTVDVEDLTKHKMDSERYIITEEAVKIINAAKERKSNIVAVGTTVVRALESSVTTTGMLKPADGWTNKFIFPPYDFKIPTMMVTNFHLPLSTLLMQVSAFAGYDFLFKAYKVAVKEKYRFGTYGDAMLII; encoded by the coding sequence ATGAAACTATCTCAGTATAAGTACAATCTCCCTTCGGACCTGATTGCGAAGTTTCCGGCTGAAAAGCGCGATGAGTCGAGGTTAATGGTTCTTAACCGGAAGGATCAGACGATAGAACACAGGATTTTCAAGGATATCATTGACTATGTCAATGATAAGGACGTGATGGTATTTAACAATACCAAGGTTTTCCCCGCCAGGTTATATGGGAACAAAGAAAAGACCGGTGCCGAAATTGAGGTATTTCTTCTGAGGGAACTGAATAAGGAACAGCGGTTATGGGATGTTCTTGTTGATCCTGCCCGGAAGATCCGCATAGGGAACAAATTGTATTTTGGTGAAAATGATACCCTGGTAGCTGAAGTCATTGATAACACCACATCACGGGGGCGCACCCTCCGTTTCCTGTACGATGGTGATTACGAAGATTTTAAGCGCACACTTTACAGTCTGGGAGAAACTCCTTTGCCCAAATTCATAAAGCGAGAAGTACTTCCTGAAGACAGGGAACGGTATCAGACCATTTTTGCCAAGCATGAGGGGGCAGTTGCAGCCCCTACGGCAGGTCTTCACTTCAGTCGTGAATTATTGAAGCGATTGGAAATCAAGGGGGTAGAATTTGCTGAAATTACACTTCATGTGGGGTTAGGAAATTTCAGGACTGTTGATGTGGAAGACCTCACCAAACACAAGATGGATTCTGAGCGGTACATCATAACCGAGGAGGCTGTGAAAATCATCAATGCTGCCAAAGAACGGAAAAGCAATATAGTTGCCGTAGGAACAACCGTTGTACGGGCGCTGGAAAGTTCGGTCACCACAACGGGCATGCTGAAGCCGGCTGACGGGTGGACCAACAAGTTTATTTTTCCGCCCTATGATTTCAAGATACCTACCATGATGGTCACCAATTTTCATCTGCCCCTTTCCACGCTCTTGATGCAGGTATCGGCATTTGCAGGATATGATTTTCTTTTCAAGGCATATAAGGTAGCTGTTAAGGAAAAATACAGGTTCGGGACCTATGGTGATGCCATGCTGATTATTTAG